The following coding sequences are from one Nicotiana tabacum cultivar K326 chromosome 1, ASM71507v2, whole genome shotgun sequence window:
- the LOC107777247 gene encoding protein LURP-one-related 4-like, which translates to MYKHNPKPTFKSFHLLLYSNLLLNFALMGKIHPENISSPFSSPSSCSSPYVTSIRETFTIWMKSLVFHGNGCTVYNSKGELVFRVDNYQEKCSSEVFLMDLNGQVLFSIKKEKLRVFGRWNGYLCGGFKGRPWFQVRKNCTFSRGNVICNVNLGYEKSIESCYKIQKLDRKSSFKVTNSAGEVVAELKQKQSTRGFAYGDDVLTLEVEPHVDQSLIVALVTVCGLISRKL; encoded by the exons ATGTACAAGCATAATCCAAAACCTACTTTCAAGtcctttcatcttcttctttattCCAACCTTTTACTTAATTTTGCTCTAATGGGAAAAATACATCCAGAAAATATATCTTCAcctttttcttctccttcttcttgttcttctcctTATGTTACATCTATAAGAGAAACTTTTACCATATGGATGAAATCACTAGTTTTTCATGGGAATGGTTGTACTGTTTATAATTCCAAAGGTGAACTTGTTTTTAGAGTTGATAATTATCAAGAAAAATGTAGTAGTGAAGTATTTCTTATGGATCTCAATGGACAAGTTCTCTTCTCCATTAAAAAAGAg AAATTAAGAGTTTTTGGGCGTTGGAATGGATATTTATGTGGTGGATTTAAAGGGAGGCCATGGTTTCAAGTAAGAAAGAATTGCACATTTTCAAGAGGAAATGTTATATGTAATGTGAATTTGGGATATGAAAAATCCATTGAGAGTTGCTACAAGATTCAAAAATTGGACAGAAAATCTTCATTTAAAGTTACAAATAGTGCTGGCGAAGTTGTTGCTGAG TTAAAACAAAAGCAATCAACAAGAGGATTTGCATATGGAGATGATGTGCTAACTCTAGAAGTGGAACCCCATGTAGATCAGTCGCTAATTGTTGCATTAGTGACAGTTTGCGGATTAATTAGTCGCAAATTATGA